In the genome of Arabidopsis thaliana chromosome 4, partial sequence, the window AGTATTAAAAAGAGTTGACTTGAGAAAAAGGATGGGAACTTGGGAAGAGTTATTGTTGGCAAACACACTCAATAATAgcaaatatcatataaaccttttatttttgtccttttctgttttgctCATCTTTCATGCCTTGCATTAGATGGCTGGAGTTGGTGTATTACATATAAACCGTAAGCCCTTATATCCATTCTccaatatttaatttcatctCAAATTCAAACTGGTActgaaaatttattatttctgTTGTTATTTCTCTAAGAGacttatctatatatatatctcctATGCATGATATACTATATAGaactttcaatatttttttttttttgatcaaagattattttcttttctttaacttgTGTTTTATTAATCACTTTCTATCCGttgtaaatcatatatattaagagCATGAGTCTAAAATACTCACTTTTGGTGACTAGTAACTTTGCTGtaccttcattttttttaaaaagagctACAAGACTCTGTAAGAGTGAAACGAAGCCCAATCCCATTATCTGTTATGAAAAGTTCATAAAAGCCCAATTAATATACAAATTCACTACACGAGGAGAAACGACGTCGTTAGTGGAGTGGTAAGTGTTGACAAAGTGACGAGTGACGACGACCTTTTGAATTAACAATCGAAGCAGTGACTGAGTTTGATATCAATGGAGGCTACGGCGGCGCCATTCTCTTCAATTGTCTCTTCCAGACAAaacttctcttcatcttcttcgattcGCGCTTCTTCTCCGGCTTCTTTATTCCTCTCCCAGAAGAGTATTGGCAATGTTAATCGCAAATTCAAATCTCCCAGAAGCCTCTCCGTCCGCGCATCTTCTACCTCAGATTCTGGTACTTTCTATTGTTTTTCTGTTGCCCTGTTGTACTATATTTGATTAGTCTTATTTATTGCTGAATCTTTCTTCTGTCTCTTTGGTGAGTAGTTGTGACTTTGCTTGACTACGGAGCTGGAAATGTTCGGAGCATCCGCAATGCTCTTCGTCATCTCGGCTTCAGCATCAAAGACGTATGTTTTCGAATCTAAGTTTATTCCTTGTATATGTACTGATCTCTTATTGGCAAAATGAAATTGATTACATTTGGGAACTTGAAATGTTAGGTTCAAACGCCGGGAGACATTCTGAATGCTGATCGACTCATATTTCCAGGCGTTGGTGCTTTTGCACCCGCCATGGATGTACTTAACAGAACTGGGTACTTACTAATCACCTCTGCTGATTTTCTCATTTAGAATAATGTCTTACTTAGTTCTTAATATACGATTTTTGGTTCTTTGATTGTTGCAGGATGGCTGAAGCTTTGTGCAAATATATTGAGAATGACCGTCCATTTCTAGGCATATGTCTTGGTCTACAACTACTTTTCGATTCTAGTGAAGAGAATGGACCAGGTTTAGCTCCGTTGCTCCACTTTATATTATGTCTTCTAGAATTTTTCCCTCGATACATTCAACTACATTATGATATCATGTATTTTTGTACTTAACAACTGTATATGTGACAGTCAAAGGTCTTGGTGTGATACCGGGAATAGTTGGACGCTTTGATGCTTCAGCTGGTATAAGAGTACCCCACATTGGCTGGAATGCTTTGCAAGTTGGGAAGGATTCTGAAATTTTGGATGATGTTGGAAACCGTCATGTCTATTTTGTTCATTCGTACAGGGCCATTCCAGTATGGATCTAaataatctcttctttctttctgtcATTTTCGTATCTCTACCATATTGTATTCTCTTCTACATGCATGTGATAATTATAGTTTCATAATTTCTATAGTCAGATGAAAATAAGGACTGGATTTCGTCTACCTGTAATTATGGTGAATCATTTATATCTTCCATAAGAAGGGGAAATGTGCATGCAGTTCAATTCCATCCTGAAAAGAGCGGGGGTATGATAGTCTAGTCATTTTCTGGTGacatcttttttctcttattcaGAGTCTGTTTTCATATTTGGTATCGTACTAATTCTGAATATGGAACATTCAGAGGTGGGGCTTTCTGTTTTAAGAAGGTTCTTGCATCCAAAATTACCTGCAACACAGGTAGATTTCACTCTAGCCATACATGTACAATGTAATTCCtgatttttttggtgtctAATGGAAACCACAATTCACTTGAAGACAGAAGCCAATGGAAGGAAAGGCCTCAAAACTTGCAAAGAGGGTAAGAAGTTTGTCCTGTTATTATTGAAAGTCTGCCTCCTTTGCAACATTGCTATCTTTGCTCTTAACTATTCTGGTAGGCAGTTTTTctaatgatattttgttttcctttagGTGATTGCTTGTCTTGATGTGAGGACGAATGATAAAGGAGATCTCGTAGTTACTAAAGGGGATCAGTATGATGTGAGAGAGCAATCTAATGAAAACGAGGTTTGTTGAAAATTGTTGCTTCAATGTCATATCCTGCGATGTGTTCTTTGtgaaaaatgaaacattcTTGATATTTGGATGTTTTTGTGATACGTCCTTATCTTACCTTTAAGCTGTTGGGTTTAGCTAATTATTAACGTCTGTAACAATGCTCTGAATTCATTCCTTTTTCTTGCACAGGTTCGAAACCTTGGCAAACCTGTTGATTTGGCTGGGCAGTATTACAAAGATGGTGCAGATGAGGTATACTTTTACTGTATATGATCTCCTTGCAATATTATGTGAATGGCTCCAAGACACCTTTTTTAGATTTGGTTTGGCGCTTTACCGTGCTGTTTGTGGGTTTTCAGATTAGCTTTTTAAACATAACTGGATTCCGCGATTTTCCTCTAGGGGATTTGCCGATGATTCAGGTACCTAGATTTTTCATTCTCAGTAGAATATAAGTATTACTTCCACACCTTCCCTGTAATTTCCGATTTAGATCTCTTTTCATACTTTATAGGTGTTGAGGCAGACATCAAAGAATGTCTTTGTACCACTAACTGTTGGAGGTGGTATTAGAGACTTTACAGATGCTAGTGGCAGGTACATGTTAATCTTTTCAGCCTGTTTCTGTGAACATGTCTGTGCAGGCATTATGTTCTTTTATATTTCAGCAAGGACTTTGCAATTTTTATTCCCTACAACAATTTAACATCAAGTTAATTTGGCTCAGGTACTATTCTAGCTTGGAAGTTGCTGCTGAGTATTTCAGATCCGGTGCTGATAAGATCTCCATAGGAAGTGACGCTGTTTCTGCTGCAGAGGAGTTCATAAAATCAGGGGTAAGTTTGTAGTTGCCCGTCTAATTTATCCGAGTTGTTTTTCATGCTAGTATCTAAAAACGGAAGGATCATTTTATCCCCATTTTCCGCGTTTTTGTAGGTGAAGACAGGAAAGAGTAGTTTAGAACAGATATCCAGAGTTTATGGAAATCAGGTAATTGCTTACAGATCAGAACAATtggctttcttttttcttgcttgCAGAAAATAAAGGGATACTAGTTGCTTTACATTAGGATATTAATATCTTAGTTTTACAGATGGAGTAAACAGTGAATTGACTGTGTTTAGATAGCTGTTTCTCATGTTCTCTAGTTTATGTAAGAAATAGGAAACAGCTTTGCACTTATTTGATAGATTTTTTCGCTCCACAGGCAGTGGTTGTAAGTATTGATCCTCGTAGAGTTTATGTGAACCATCCGGATGATGTGCCATACAAAGTCATCAGAGTAACTAATCCAGGTATGCTGGTATTCTCACCTCTCTTATATTTGCTTTCTCATTTGTTCAAAGGAAAATTATGTAGGCTGGCTATATATCATGCATTAAATGGATTAATTTGAGCTTTCTAATACATTAAAATTACAAGGCAAAtgttattaacttattattgCTATGTTAACTCAGAACTCTATTTTCCTAACGGACATTATATAATTCATCTTGCGTCAATCTTAGTTTAGCTTTCGTTGAAAAGCCTTGAGCTGCTTGAACTACACAAGCAGCACAGTCACATTGTATAGAGTTTCTCCATAAATTTGCATACATGTAATAACCGGGATGAAATCTTGCTGGTGTTAGGCCCAAATGGAGAAGAATATGCCTGGTATCAGTGCACGGTAAAATTTCGGCCACCCTTTTCATTTTAAGATCGATTTGTATCATTTCTTAACTATTGGTTTCTCAACTAAAAGGTCAGTGGAGGACGAGAAGGTCGACCTATTGGAGCATTTGAGCTTGCGAAAGCGGTTGAAGAATTAGGTGCCGGTGAAATACTATTGAACTGCATAGACTGTGATGGTACACTCAAAACTTCAATCTTTGAATTAGTTTCATGTCTGAAAATTTGGACCACCTTTACACACGATGAGAACTAAATATGATCcacgaaaaacaaaaaagcacaCAACCACCTTTTAAACTACACTGCTGCTGGAGTTAAAGATCAATgtattataagtttttatctCCTTATGATGCCTTCCTTCTCTGCGAGTTTCAGGTCAAGGGAAAGGATTCGACATAGACTTAGTAAAGCTCATCTCAGATTCAGTAGGCATACCGGTGATCGCAAGCAGTGGAGCAGGTACTCCCGACCACTTTTCCGAGGTGTTTGAGAAGACAAACGCATCTGCCGCGCTTGCTGCCGGCATTTTCCACCGGAAAGAGGTAACCGTTTTTACTCTTGTTAAAACCTTTTGCGTTTATACCTGGTAACACTATTATTCTACTATTTTGTATAAAGGTACCAATCCAATCTGTGAAAGAGCACTTACAAGAGGAGCGCATAGAAGTCAGGATCTGAGAATTTTCTGGTCTGCGTGTTACCATAATTCATGACACATTCAACAAGATAGAATCTTTACCttcaataaattaaattaagtcGGAACCATCGGAGCTCCAATAGGTCTGAGTGAATCCTCTTATAGTTGATTTCCTTTTGTTGACAGTAAGACTGATACAATTTATGGATTTCCCTTGAAAGTAAGAAAGCAACGTATGTTCACTTTCTCAGCTTTTCTATTTAATACAAAGAAAGCATGTAACTTCTCTCTCGTCTAGATCTTATTAGGAAATCATTCAATCCGAAAAACCTCAAAAGGGTATCTTATTCAGTCAAAATTGAACATATCTGTATCAAACTGTGTAAAAAGTAAGAACGTAGACACTGAGGCCTATTCTTCCAATCCCGCAATACTCGGGAAACTGTAAAGAAACTTGAAAGATAAGAATTGTTGTTACCCCCAAACGTTTTAAAGACACTGCAGGTCTATAACTGGCAAAAGCCAGACACTTTGTGACTCCTCGAAACCAAATCTTTTATATGTCAAGAAGAAGCCTTTGTGGATCCTCCACAACATCCTTGACACGGCGCAGGAAGTACACAGCCTCTCTACCATCAATCAGCCTGTGATCATACGTAAGTGCGACATACATCATTGGTCTAGGCACTACGCTTCCTCCTACTACCATTGGACGTGACACAATCGAGTGCATGCCGAGTATGGCAGACTGCAAAACCACAGGTTACTGTTAACAAAAAACGTGGTTCTGACTGGGACCCGGTGAGATgggaaataaatttaaacctGAGGAGGATTAATGATCGGAGTGCTTATGAGACTTCCATAGACACCGCCATTTGAAACGGTGAATGATCCGCCAGCCATCTCATCTATGGATATGGTTCCTTCATTTGCCTTCTTGGCAAGTGAGTTTATCGTCTTCTCTATCTCGGCAAAGTTCATTTTATCAGCACCTCTTATGACTGGTACTACAAGTCCCTGGATAAGAGaccacaagaaaaaaaattcagccTCACATACATGATCGCAATAAGAATGAAATTTAGCACAAACCAATGATAGCTAAAGAATGTGAACTAACCTTAGAGGTACCAACAGCGATACTGATATCCACATAGTCTCTGTATATGATATCATCCCCGTCAATAACTGCATTTACAACTGGTTGATGCTGAAGGGCGCTAACAGCAGCCTGAGACAGATAACGAAGAATAGGGTATTATTTTTGCTATCATTTAACTCTGGCATTGTATTATTAATATCGAAAAATAAGTAAGTGTATACTTTAATAAATCCAGACATAAGCCCCAACTTCACTCCATGCTTTTCATAAAATGCATCCTTGTATTGGGATCGGAGCTTCATCAAATTTGTCCTACACGCAGAAAAGAGCTCCATAAttagcaaataaaatcaaactgaCTAGTATAATTCAGTGCACCAAAAGGACTCGCATAACTgatatagacatatcaacttgACGGGTTTAAGCTGTTACTCACATATCAACTTCATTGAAAGTTGTCAGCAACGCGAAAGTATTTTGAGAGTCTTTCAATCTTGTTGCAACTCGTTTCCGAAGTCTTGTCATCGGAACCTGCAGTGTTGTTAGATGTCATATCACTGATTATGTGACTGTAAAGCTTTTTATTAGGTAACAAACTAACTTTATTTAACCTCTGATCAgtcatttaaaaattttcaGACGGAAGCCAGGAAAAATGATAGATTTTGCATACCcgtctttctctttccttaGGAGGAAGCTGCGGTTCTTTAGCAGACTGTTTGGGTGGAGGTGGTGAGGATGGTGCTTTGGGTTTCTCTGCTACAGGAGCACTTTCCACTCTGGGCTTCTGCTTATCTTCAGCAGGAGGAGAAGGTTTGGTATCAGTTGTCTCTGGTATCTTCTGAGAGGGGGTAACCTGAGATGCAGTATCCTCAGACTTTGATATAATAGCGACCTTGGTTCCTGGTTCTACAGTATCTCCTTCGTTGACTAGAAACTGCATTagaagacaaaatcaaacagGTCTAGTCAGTGAAGACTAACTATAGAGAGACACCAGAAAGAGAACAACAATAACGACTGAATAAACAACACAAAGAGCAAACATATTTACCTCTTGGATTACACCACTTGCTGGGCTAGCAATATCTATTGTCACCTAATCCACaaatatgaatcaaataatagattttaaaatttaacacaGATGTCTTTAGaaaaatgacaaagaaaaaataaatattgataCCTTATCAGTTTCAATTTGTGCAATAGCCTCATCAGCCTGGACTCTCTCACCAGGTTCTGAAATGTGCCAGCAAATTAacttttagatatatattcaGACATCAGAAAGAACCGGAAAAGATAATGCAAAAGAGACATACTCTTCAGAAAGGTGGCCAAGGTGCCATCAGTAATTGATTCCCCCATATGAGGCACAACTGCTTCCACGGTATCTCCTTCAGTAACAATAACAAGAAAGCGTGTGAGAAAACCCTACAAATCCAATCAAAGCTACAGTAGTAGCAGATTGCAAAACCATAATTAAGAGATACACGTTTCATAAGAATCTGCATCCGAATGGAATCAAAACTATGAGCTCCTGGATTTCTTCTAAGCAATCATAGGTTCCCAGATATGGCAAACCTAATAccacaacaaaaagagagaaagagctCAGGTTGAACATACATACCAGTTTCAGCTGAAAAAGGCCTGACCCATCTTTGCAGGGTTGAAGAAACTAAACTCGCCGACCTCGAGATGCCCGAGTTCCCTGCTAGTGggatacaaacaaaataagagcacaaaaatcttaagaaactaaaactaaCCCAAAAGTCACATATAAATAAGTTGTAAGAAGTACCTGGCAAAGCAAGGTTATGAAAGCTATGAGCATGATTTCCACGATGCAGATATGCCTGTTCAGATTCtcaaataaaactttattagaTTGTTCATCGAAAATAAGCAGATACATAGAAATCTGATGATAAGATACATAACCATATACTACCAACTCGATTgggaacaaaaacaaaacgtaCCCCTGTTTCTGAACCTGATAGCAAGCTAGGGGAAGATGCAGCAACACGAGAAGACTGCAGTGATTTTGCGAATAactgataaaaatatatagagataaaGTTGTCACATTTCGATAGAGCCGATCAAGTTGTACCAAATGAGATAAAATCGAGCACTAACCGAAGGAGAAGAGCCATTACTGGCAGCTCTCCTTATAACAGCACGCATCATCATTGGTTCcgaatctctgttttttttgaagaacaCAGGTCGGAACAATTGATCAgcaaaatgattaaaaatcaaaaaggaaGGATTTTTTCATCCTCATCTATAGTTTGTCAgctaaattatatttgaagaactttcaaaccaaagaacaaaactcagattcatatgttttttccGATTCAGATATTTTCTCGCTaccgaaaacaaaaatgaatcaagaaagatcgaaaataaaaaaatcaaacctcaAGGCTGTGGAAACCCAGAAGGACTAATCAAAATGTTAGGGTTTGGAATTGGAGAATCGAGAAGATCGGTAAACGCATATGAGACTTTGGAGCAAGTCACCGGAATATGGCAAAGTTCATAAGACTTGTCTTCTGATTTACACGTGTCAAACTATAATTcgttgttttttattttatttttggcacAATGTATAAACAGAAAGTTGTAcaattttgacaaaagaaaaagatctGGAATTTGAGTTGAATTGCTTTTCAATTCCATATTGTGGTTCCGGTTACTGTTAACCGGTGTGAATAATTGGTGTACGACCATTATGACCATTAAGTCACAAGATTAGTCGGGGTACGGTCTCAATTCACAATGCATGTCGATATTTAGAGGATATAAAGCCTAACATTCGGTGTTATCATGAAATCGAAATGAAGATCAGTCTACCATTATTGAAATCGTTTTAGAGATCTTAAGCAATTAAAAACCACTCCGATGTTGTAAACTTGTAGTTAGTACGATAAGACAAGCAATGTTAATCAACAATCAACGAAATATGCAACTTTTAaatgtatttgttttcaatttgtttccGTCATTTGTGTTTGCTTTTCTGAATGTATCTATTTTGTATTCATCACGACGATTAGTTAAAGATTGAAACAGTGAAGAACTGAAAGAATCTCCATTAATTGATGGTCCTGTACATGAATCTTTTACAGTTGGGAAAAAGTTGATAGTGAATTTCTTTACTATTTGAAAAACTATATGGATAAAGATGCTCTAAagttttataacaaaatgtttacCAATAACCTTTTACttgataaataattatttgagtCATAATTTACtttgaagttttaaaattaccTAAAAAAAGgatctaaaataaataagttccTAACTTTCtttattgtatattttatgCGTTGAATAAGactcacaaacaaaaactgtcAACactattttccaatttttattcaattacTTAATTTATTCATGTCTTCTGATcgcatttattttattatttatgaaattaataaatttttaactatcttttagatacaatttgtttaccaaaataatgaagaaatgaTCATAAGAATACTACCATAGAAACAAATATGCAACTTTGACATGAGAATTGTCACgcgttttatattttctataaaatttttatagttttatccAATTACTTGattcatttatgttttctggTCGCACTTATTCtattatttatgaaattaacaaagtttgaaaaaaaattagatacaatttatttatacCAAAATAATGATGAAATGATCATAGTATTATCATAGAAACAAATACACAACTTTGACATAAGAATTGTCACGCggtttatattttctataaatacgAATGACTATGACGAAATAGAATATAcagcttttttctttattatgtaatgaaaaagatttaattgaaaaaataattctttggataataaagaaatttttcctctttgcactagatttagaaaataaaatttcatactTGCATCCTCCCCAATCAGATCCCTTGTAGTTTGCTTCACCTAAGACACCAGTTCTTGCATCGCAAATATTTGATACAggttagtaaaatatatacaacttttCAATCATCTCATTTatcttttgataatttttatttttatattgcaatttttgaaatgtatatttttaaaaaaaggcTTTGATAAAATCTCCAACCCCTTTaagggaaataaaaatatgtgtgCATTTGAAATGAGGGTATTTGAAATTATATCAGGATAAGATCTACTTTGTCATATCAAATATGTTCtttagtaaaattaaaaaaaggtaaCTAGATCTATGTTATCCAAAACCTTTAATTCCTTACTAAACGTTTGTAACACGAATTACAGGTAGACCATGGCATCTCAAAAAACTTTGACATCTGAAGATGGAAACATCAACCAAACCGAAATTTTGTCTGAGGCCAATGAGCTGCAGTTCGAGAATGCTGTTTCGCGGTCTGACAATGAGACACTCAATGCCTTCACAATGTTATTGGATTTTTGGAGAAATCAATTCCCGAACGTGTCCTCGTACTTGCTTAACTTATGGGTGGTCTTGGCATGTATAGTCAACGAAATTATTGCTTTAGCAACGCTCGAGTCTCCTTTGTGGAGGAGATCACAACGTGAAGAGATGCTGACTCTGAACGAATACTACTCTCGATTCTTTCCTTGGTACGCAAAAAACGTCCCAAGGTTTGTCCATGAGGCGTCAAGAGCTTCTGAAGTAATCCACGTTGATGCTTCATGGCTTTtgacaaaacttaaaaacccTGTAAGTCTATATATTCCTTCAAGAATAACTAACTAGAATGAATCATATTAATTTCTTGTTACATGTATAgtagaattagggtttaatttatttttcttttctatctaTACCTTTTTTAGATGCGTTGGGTGACTATTTTCCCATCACTCGTTGGAAATGTGTCAATCGAATCAAGCAACGACGATGTTAGGATGGTATAAAACGTTTTTTcgattaatatattaattttttccttttttatttcaattatattcattttatctTTAATAATAGCTTTCATTTGTGGACATGTAGATCATTGATATGGAGTTTCTGACATTAATTACCCCGGTCATTCCGACCCGAAAAGTAAAAGTTCTCCGATATTGTCACCGTATAGCAAATGATACATGGATTATAGCGGATATCTCCATGTACTTAAGCTCCTATTCAGACGATTTACGACCTGAGTTTCTCAGATTTCCTTCTGGATTTATTATTAAACATGTAGCAAGGATATTCAGAGGTACACTTTTTTCCGTTTTAcaatactatatatagtatcGTTTTAGCCTattactactttttttttttttttgttatcacaTTAAGTACTGTTTGAAaacatttgatatatataaaatatctaatttgATGTTAGAGAGAAGACTAAGTTCAATCGGTTAAACGTATGTACGTAG includes:
- the AT-HF gene encoding HIS HF (HIS HF (AT-HF); FUNCTIONS IN: imidazoleglycerol-phosphate synthase activity; INVOLVED IN: histidine biosynthetic process; LOCATED IN: chloroplast; EXPRESSED IN: 23 plant structures; EXPRESSED DURING: 14 growth stages; CONTAINS InterPro DOMAIN/s: Imidazole glycerol phosphate synthase, subunit H (InterPro:IPR010139), Aldolase-type TIM barrel (InterPro:IPR013785), Glutamine amidotransferase class-I, C-terminal (InterPro:IPR000991), Ribulose-phosphate binding barrel (InterPro:IPR011060), Histidine biosynthesis, HisF (InterPro:IPR004651), Glutamine amidotransferase type 1 (InterPro:IPR017926), Histidine biosynthesis (InterPro:IPR006062), Imidazole glycerol phosphate synthase HisHF (InterPro:IPR014640); Has 1807 Blast hits to 1807 proteins in 277 species: Archae - 0; Bacteria - 0; Metazoa - 736; Fungi - 347; Plants - 385; Viruses - 0; Other Eukaryotes - 339 (source: NCBI BLink).), whose protein sequence is MEATAAPFSSIVSSRQNFSSSSSIRASSPASLFLSQKSIGNVNRKFKSPRSLSVRASSTSDSVVTLLDYGAGNVRSIRNALRHLGFSIKDVQTPGDILNADRLIFPGVGAFAPAMDVLNRTGMAEALCKYIENDRPFLGICLGLQLLFDSSEENGPVKGLGVIPGIVGRFDASAGIRVPHIGWNALQVGKDSEILDDVGNRHVYFVHSYRAIPSDENKDWISSTCNYGESFISSIRRGNVHAVQFHPEKSGEVGLSVLRRFLHPKLPATQKPMEGKASKLAKRVIACLDVRTNDKGDLVVTKGDQYDVREQSNENEVRNLGKPVDLAGQYYKDGADEISFLNITGFRDFPLGDLPMIQVLRQTSKNVFVPLTVGGGIRDFTDASGRYYSSLEVAAEYFRSGADKISIGSDAVSAAEEFIKSGVKTGKSSLEQISRVYGNQAVVVSIDPRRVYVNHPDDVPYKVIRVTNPGPNGEEYAWYQCTVSGGREGRPIGAFELAKAVEELGAGEILLNCIDCDGQGKGFDIDLVKLISDSVGIPVIASSGAGTPDHFSEVFEKTNASAALAAGIFHRKEVPIQSVKEHLQEERIEVRI
- a CDS encoding Dihydrolipoamide succinyltransferase (Dihydrolipoamide succinyltransferase; FUNCTIONS IN: zinc ion binding, acyltransferase activity; INVOLVED IN: tricarboxylic acid cycle, metabolic process; LOCATED IN: mitochondrion, membrane; EXPRESSED IN: 25 plant structures; EXPRESSED DURING: 15 growth stages; CONTAINS InterPro DOMAIN/s: 2-oxo acid dehydrogenase, lipoyl-binding site (InterPro:IPR003016), Dihydrolipoamide succinyltransferase (InterPro:IPR006255), 2-oxoacid dehydrogenase acyltransferase, catalytic domain (InterPro:IPR001078), Single hybrid motif (InterPro:IPR011053), Biotin/lipoyl attachment (InterPro:IPR000089); BEST Arabidopsis thaliana protein match is: Dihydrolipoamide succinyltransferase (TAIR:AT5G55070.1); Has 24826 Blast hits to 20752 proteins in 2368 species: Archae - 154; Bacteria - 14691; Metazoa - 760; Fungi - 487; Plants - 406; Viruses - 4; Other Eukaryotes - 8324 (source: NCBI BLink).), producing the protein MGESITDGTLATFLKKPGERVQADEAIAQIETDKVTIDIASPASGVIQEFLVNEGDTVEPGTKVAIISKSEDTASQVTPSQKIPETTDTKPSPPAEDKQKPRVESAPVAEKPKAPSSPPPPKQSAKEPQLPPKERERRVPMTRLRKRVATRLKDSQNTFALLTTFNEVDMTNLMKLRSQYKDAFYEKHGVKLGLMSGFIKAAVSALQHQPVVNAVIDGDDIIYRDYVDISIAVGTSKGLVVPVIRGADKMNFAEIEKTINSLAKKANEGTISIDEMAGGSFTVSNGGVYGSLISTPIINPPQSAILGMHSIVSRPMVVGGSVVPRPMMYVALTYDHRLIDGREAVYFLRRVKDVVEDPQRLLLDI
- a CDS encoding Dihydrolipoamide succinyltransferase (Dihydrolipoamide succinyltransferase; FUNCTIONS IN: zinc ion binding, acyltransferase activity; INVOLVED IN: tricarboxylic acid cycle, metabolic process; LOCATED IN: mitochondrion, membrane; EXPRESSED IN: 25 plant structures; EXPRESSED DURING: 15 growth stages; CONTAINS InterPro DOMAIN/s: Dihydrolipoamide succinyltransferase (InterPro:IPR006255), 2-oxo acid dehydrogenase, lipoyl-binding site (InterPro:IPR003016), 2-oxoacid dehydrogenase acyltransferase, catalytic domain (InterPro:IPR001078), Single hybrid motif (InterPro:IPR011053), Biotin/lipoyl attachment (InterPro:IPR000089); BEST Arabidopsis thaliana protein match is: Dihydrolipoamide succinyltransferase (TAIR:AT5G55070.1); Has 30201 Blast hits to 17322 proteins in 780 species: Archae - 12; Bacteria - 1396; Metazoa - 17338; Fungi - 3422; Plants - 5037; Viruses - 0; Other Eukaryotes - 2996 (source: NCBI BLink).) encodes the protein MMMRAVIRRAASNGSSPSLFAKSLQSSRVAASSPSLLSGSETGAYLHRGNHAHSFHNLALPAGNSGISRSASLVSSTLQRWVRPFSAETGDTVEAVVPHMGESITDGTLATFLKKPGERVQADEAIAQIETDKVTIDIASPASGVIQEFLVNEGDTVEPGTKVAIISKSEDTASQVTPSQKIPETTDTKPSPPAEDKQKPRVESAPVAEKPKAPSSPPPPKQSAKEPQLPPKERERRVPMTRLRKRVATRLKDSQNTFALLTTFNEVDMTNLMKLRSQYKDAFYEKHGVKLGLMSGFIKAAVSALQHQPVVNAVIDGDDIIYRDYVDISIAVGTSKGLVVPVIRGADKMNFAEIEKTINSLAKKANEGTISIDEMAGGSFTVSNGGVYGSLISTPIINPPQSAILGMHSIVSRPMVVGGSVVPRPMMYVALTYDHRLIDGREAVYFLRRVKDVVEDPQRLLLDI